A stretch of DNA from Lycium ferocissimum isolate CSIRO_LF1 chromosome 4, AGI_CSIRO_Lferr_CH_V1, whole genome shotgun sequence:
gaacttgatttcatttttctctaaATCCATCAGAGCTCTCCCTGTAGCAAGGAAGGGTCTCCTCAGAATAATAAGAATGTACCCATCAACAGCACagtcaagaatcacaaaatcagCGGGCAACATAAATTTACCAACCCGTACAAGAACATCATCAACCACGCTAACAGGCCTTTTAATAGACCTATCAGCCATCTGTAACCTCATAGTAGTCGGCCTTGGCATCCCCAAAcctgattgtttgtatatagcaagtggcatcaaattaatactcgccccattatcacacaaagcacgagcaaaatcatggtgcccaacagaacaaggaatggtgaacGCCCCAGGATCTCCCTTTTTCTGAATAGTAGTTATTGAAATAATGGAACTCACAGTGTCGGTCAAACTCACGGTTTCATGTTGTACCGTTTTCTTCTTAGTCAGCAGgtccttcaaatatttagcaaaatCGAGCATCTCCTTGAAATCTTCTAAGAAGGGAAAATTTATAGATAACTGCTTCAACTGATCATAAAATTTCTCAaacttagcatcttccttcttctttaccaacctctgaggaaagggaGGTTTAGACTTGCAAAGCTGTGTCAAAGGGTGGAAAGCCCCTTTCACAGTCTGCTTGCTCGTGTCATCAGCCTCCTTCATAATCTTTGGAATATCAGCAACCTTCTTGTCAGTAGgattctcatcaacaataattggTGTTTCAGACTGCACCTCTTCCTCTTCATCTATCGGCTCAAAATCAACAACCTTCTTATCAGTACCttggagtattttaccactTCTAGTACTAATGGCAAACACACAGTCTACATCGCCTCCCCTGTTCTTTGGATTTGGAACAGTGTCACTCGGAAGTCCTCCCTTTTTTGAGGGTGTCTTCGCTTTCAGAAATATCCCGCATCCGTGACTCGAGCTTCGAATAGCCGTTGTATGGGAACCCACCCGTCTCAACCCGCATAAAGTCCTCTCAGACTTTGATTGGTTTACCAGAACCTTCTTAAGCATTGCTTcaaccctcgaactaccttgCTCTGTTGACTGCCCTTTTGCTGGTATATAAGGATTGGAACTCTTGTTCccaaaattgttgttgttgttgtagctccCTTGGTTCCCACCACCATAATTATTATTGTAGTTCcctgagttgttgttgttataagcACCTTGACCTTGCTGAAGTCTCCATTGATTCTGATTCTGGTAACCACCTTGGTAGTTCTGTCTTTGATAACCCCCTTGAGAATTATccacataattagcatcttataCCTACATAGGAGGTCCCTCGTGAAATGGACCCTTTTGGGTCTGGTACATCCCTTTCGGCATACCTGGATCATCCTCACAAACATTCACCTTCTTAATCTGGGTTTCATCAAACTTCTTTGTTAGCAaggaaatatttgttgcaagcTCAGCCAATGTTTGCTGGGTATCTAGATTCTCCTTTACCATAATCTGGATCATGGCACTACCGTAAGGCACAATGTCAGCATTGCTTGAATGCCAAGCCTGATTGTGAGTGGTCAGCCTGTCAAGTATGTTGGTCACTTGTCGGTAAGATTTATTCATGAAACAACCATTAGCTGCATTGTTAGCAACTGATTGAGTCACTAGATCCATCCCTCAgtagaacttctccattaatatgTTCTCCGGAAAACCATGATTCGGAATCTTTTGCAAATACTCTTTGAATCTCTCCCAAGCTTCATATAACTGTTCCCCCGGTCGCTGCTTAAATTCATAGATCTTGTCACGAATCTCAGCCTTCTTGCTAGGAGGGTACCATTTCTTGAGAAAGACTGCTGCCATCTCTGCCTATGTAGTAATAGAATTCCAGGGCAGCTTCTCAAACCACGCTCTTGCATCTCCagctaaggaatatttgaataacGTCAACCGAATAGCATCTTGTGGAACTTTGTTTTGGATGTGATTAGCACATACATCCACAAAATTCTGCAAATGACGTTGAGGGTCATTCTCGGTAGAGTTCAAAAAGTAGCCCTAAAGCTTCAACAACTGGTATAGAGAGGAGTCAATTTTTACGCTTGCAACTCCACATCGAGGATGAAAAATAGTAGATGCATAGTACTCCTCCAGAATAAGATCAgcgaaaatattttcttcatctgATTCATTCGCCTGATTATTCAATCGATTCCCCTGGTTACCAACACGTTGGTTTTGCTGATTCTGATTCATGTTCACCTAGTTTACAAGgaatagcaaacaaggtgtgatggaataagcaaaagacttcaatcaaagcaaatactatttagtaatttcaaaaccgtattccccgacaacggcgccaaaatttgatacgctcaaattacaccttcaATTAGCGTAAAGCAGGcgatgtcaaatataataacccaactaggttggtgtcgaatcccatagggaatatggtgtgaaaaagTTACTAAACTCGTAGAATGCCTAATTttggtctaatgtcttaatccgataattttttgtaaaagttggttgtttatgactaatggctAACTAATttctttggattgtaatttatggtaaaagaaaccaaggttgtgtccccgttagataaagtgtatgatcataggtattgatcttgatatacttctaatggatcattatatgaatgcacttaacctctatatgaatctctactatttcccaataaataaagattattataacaaagtaactatgaagaacggttaattgtGCGAAGtgaattcttcttattcctaagtgaatctattaaacaaagtttaatgctttgagtctatttattcttaccaaccctaattattttcccaaataaatcattgtctatggctttaatcaatgtttgcaaccattaattttgaatgaagaatgaagaataaataaaccctaataatccattatgtgtatattaaTCACAAagcccaatcacaaaacacccatcattgggttcacaaccctagtaagggtatttagctactcatgacaaagaacaagaaataagaaattgaagaattcataattgcttactttggaagaaaagaggaattgataatacttgaattgatgtaatgaatttcaaaaccaagagagtatttaatgttctaagcCAAAAGTCAAAAATATAATAACTCATAAcaattaaaaccctacaatgactatttataggcTCTGAAAACGTAAAAGTTACAGATTTGCACTTTGGTCCCCGTCGAtacaaaatacggtccgtattttgaaatacggaccgtaaaccagttTACGCCCAAGGTTTCCATCAATAGTTGTTTAACTGCAACCTCCTAAAATACAGACCGTATTTTGATTTGCGGTCCGTCTTCTGCATAGtcgtctttcaacttccaaaacttcaactttctGCCAAATGTCTAAATGATTAAATATGCTTTGAAATACgaaccgtaaagtggaatacggtccgaaAAAGTTGTTTGTATTTCACCATCTCCTTAGCATGCCTTTTTGGTTCTGCTTATCCTTAAATACGCCTATCGAATACGACCCGTATttgagaatacggtccgtatactGAGTTTACGGCCAGCTTCTGCACTTTAACTGTTTTCATTCCAAATCTGCTCTGTTACCTGGAAAGcactaaaaacacattaaatagacactagcttgcttaaaaacaagtaaaacttctggTAAAAAGGCCTTGGATGTGCCATAAATTCCGGGCACATCACCTATACTTTGAGATATCAtttcaatgatgccaaaagggggaagatgaCTATGTGCTTATGCTTGTGACTCGTATACTCTAACCTGATTCATGTTATAGTGTTCGTTTTCTTGCCTATGAGATGTTTGAAATAGGTGAGATGTTTGGAACAGGTTATACTAGTTGCTTCATAGACATGAGTTTGTCAAAATCAAAAAAGGGCAATTTGTTGACTTAAGCATATgtgtgttttgatgattaacAAAGTAAATGAACAAGGCTAGTAAATCAGTTGTAGAAACAATTGGTTGAGATAAAACAAATGAACTAGACAGAGAAAAATAATGGGACAAAGCTACTAAGCAAGAGTGAATGAACTAGGTCTGCAAACATGTTTCAACACACAGACAGGTGCAGTGAATAGATCAGAGACATATACAAGGTAAGTGAACCAGATATGCAGACATGTTCCATCGCAAAAAATAGGAGGGCGAGATAGGAGAAGATAAATTAGAGACAGATGCAGGACAAGAATGAATAAAACAGGTTTATGGACATGTTCCACCTCAGACTGTGAGAAGATTTAGAGGCAAAAGAAGCTGGTGCTTGAATCAGGCCCAAGAACATGTTCCAGCTCAGAATCCTACTCGAATAGGATTTGtgttttatggtaaagacttggcggAGAAGTTTGAGGGTTTTCTTGTCATAATTATCAAAGATACTTCAAACTCCTACAAGGACACTAAAGACGCGTGAATGCAAGAATCCCAATTCAACTCAAACCCTAACTCTCATAATGGGCCTTACCACGTAGGACTAAGTTCCCGACTTGTTGAAaacctaaatatatatatatatatatatatatatatatatatatatatatatatatatatatatatatatatatatatctaagtCCTGCCATGAAGAAGTTTTGCGCACttacaaagagagaaaaaacgAAATTGAGCAAACCCCGTCAAAACAAAATTGAGAGAGTTCTAATTACATAAGTGTGACCTTGATACTacgaagaagattgaagaacctGTTTAATAGAGTTTATGTTCTACAGTTCTTGAATCTAGATTTGTGTATTAGGTAGTTTATcaagttgtatctttatcctcTTTTTTAGAAGCATAAATTATAGATACAAACAGTTagtcaaattcaacttcaagttgggatAACTTGAAGTGGGCTTACTAGTCTAGGGAGATTAGTGAGATAGGAATTAGAGTTTAGTTCCTAGATTATAgagtttgtaacttgaatttgcacAGGCTCAcagttgtagtggagtttggaAAAAATCCTACAGAGGTGTAGGTCATGGTTTTTTTTCACCCTTGTGAGCTGGGTAATTTCCACGTAAAATTGTTGTGCCCTTTACTTTCCTGTTCGTTACTATTCTGCAAAATGCTACAGGCGAAAGTAGGGTACTACTTAGGACAGATATTAGGTCGTGCAACTTAACAGAGTTAAAGTTGTCAATAATGTTAAAGACTTCCCATTGATCTCTTAATCTTGAATAGACAATCTTTACGATTTgcttctttgttattttttttctttttttgttttggggaAGGCACAGTTACGTCGAGATTGATCATCAAAAGTTAATAACAAACTCAACCATCAAAACTAGAAGCGAGGTGGCGCTTGGGAATTATGCTTAAGATAATATACAGAAAAGGATAACATAAACAGGGTAAGGACCTCGTATTATGTTGATTACAACAAATGTATAGAGAAAACAAGAGCATTTCCAAGCACATCCTACAGGAGTTCAAAATAGGCATGTAGTATTGAAGCAGAATACACAAAATCAAGTTCAGAGGGGAAGCGAACTATCGGTGGAAGTGGATTGTTCATTGATATATGGTAGCTTGGATCTTGAATCCAGACACTGCAGTATCCTGACAACTTCGAACATTGAGGGACGTTTCTCTGGCATTACAGTGGTGCAATGCAGAGCAATCTCGAGAGCTCCAAGCATCTCATGTTGAGAAGCACTTGAAATTTTGGGATCAAGAACTTGAAGTGCTCCATTTGTAATGTTGATTTTCCTTCTTACCCACTTTACAACATCAAGAGATCCCTCACCAGCTGATTCTGCCTCCTCAGCTTGCCGGCCTGTTATAAGCTCTAGTAGGATTACACCAAAGCTGTATGTGTCCATTTGCTCACTAGCCCTTTTCGTGTACCCATATTCTGCAATAGCAAGATAGCTCATCACATAAGTATGCTGTCCAAATATAAGTCATCACAAGTATTGCATGGAAAAGGATATTAGGTTGATAGTTGAACTATAATTGCGTACCTGGTGGCAAATAACAGGAAGATGCAGCATCTGAAGCCAAAGATAACTTAAAGGCAGCTTCTCCAACTATGCGGTCCAGAGCAAAATCTGTGATCTTTGGTTCATAATCAGCATCAAGAAGAATATTAGTTGATTTCAGGTTTCGATGAAGTAAATGAGGAAGGTAATCTTTATGAAGATATGCCAATCCTTGAGCTACTCCAATGGCAATGCGCAACCTAACACTCCATGGTAATTGAATATCAATCAGATCCCCAAGGCTTCCTCTTGCTAGATATTCATATATCAAGAATATGGCATCATTAGAGTAACAAAATCCAAGAATTTTtgtgatgttcttatgcctgaTCTTTGCTAAAGTCTTTATATCAGTTTTCATAGATTTTGAAGACTGAGTTCCGAAATTCATTAACTTCTTCACAGCTATCAGCTCCCCACTTGGTAAGTTCACAATATAAACTCTTCCAAATGTTCGCCCATTTCCTCTAGCATTCTTCTCAGTCATTGCCATCATCAGATCATTCTCACTAACTCTCAAAGGGTAGAAGAAAACTGATCTCCAACCATCCATTTCGGATCTTCGTTTCCTAGACCGCCTTATGATGTAAAATCCAACAGCAATAATCAAAATTGCAACAGCTAAAGTTACTGAAATTAAGGCAGATGCCAATTTTGAAAGATTAACACCCTTATGCATGTCCTTTTCTTCTGAGCAAGAATTGGACAATCCTGGACCACAGAGTTCAGGATTCCCTTGCAAAAAAGAAGCAGGAAGGCCAGAAATCAATGAAGCTGGAACTCTACCGGATAGTCGATTGAAGGAGACATTAAACAAAGCAAGCTTCAAGTTTTGAAACTCTTCTGGGATTTGACCAGTGAGATTATTGTGGGAAAGATCAAGATATGTTAAAACAGGCAGTGCACCAAGGGATTTTGGTATTTCACCAATGAAGTTGTTATCAGCCAGTGATAATGAGACTAACTTTTTGCATTTCTTTAATTCAGGAACTATGCCAGAAAGGTAATTATGTGACAGATTTATGATGCTCATTACAGGTGAATCACAGAAGTTTGAAGGAAGCTCACCATACAAACCATTCAGAGATGCAGAAAATCTGTACAAGCTTCTAATCAACCCAAGACTTTGTGGAATTTTACTAGTAAAGCTATTATTATCAATCTGAACTTGCTCCAACTGAGCAGCATGTGATATGGAATCAGGAATTTCTCCTGAAAATCTATTGTTTTCAGCTCTGATGAGTTTGATTTTGGGCAATGACCATAACCATGAAGGGAAATTCCCAGAGAACAAGTTGTCCTGAACTTGAAACCTTTCAAGATTCATGCACTGGTTAATGGAGTCATTAGGTATTGAACCGTTGAACAAATTAGTATGTAAACCAAGATCAACAAGACCTTTTGCACCACATATACCATTTGGAAATGCCCCAGAAAGCTTGTTTTGTGAAACATCAAAAGACACCAAGTTCGGTAGAGAAGAACCAACTTTAGGTAAACTACCAGTGATATTGTTTTGTGATAAATCCAAAATGACTAAACTCTTTAACCCCTCAAAGAAGTGTGGTATTTCACCATAAAAACCAGAGCTTTGCAACAGAAACTTTTCAAGCTTACTAAGTTTACCAATATCTCCAGGAATCTCACTTACCAAGAATGGATTTTGGGACAAATCAAGAACCACAAGCTCAGTGAAATTGCCAAGAACCATAGGAACACCACCTGAAAGCAAGTTGTTTCCCAAGTTGAGAACTTGAAGTTCTTTCAATGATCCTATGCCTTCTGGGATCCTTCCTTCAAGATGATTTCTACCAAAATCAAGAACTTT
This window harbors:
- the LOC132053693 gene encoding uncharacterized protein LOC132053693 — translated: MDLVTQSVANNAANGCFMNKSYRQVTNILDRLTTHNQAWHSSNADIVPYGSAMIQIMVKENLDTQQTLAELATNISLLTKKFDETQIKKVNVCEDDPGGYQRQNYQGGYQNQNQWRLQQGQGAYNNNNSGNYNNNYGGGNQGSYNNNNNFGNKSSNPYIPAKGQSTEQGSSRVEAMLKKVLVNQSKSERTLCGLRRVGSHTTAIRSSSHGCGIFLKAKTPSKKGGLPSDTVPNPKNRGGDVDCVFAISTRSGKILQGTDKKVVDFEPIDEEEEVQSETPIIVDENPTDKKVADIPKIMKEADDTSKQTVKGAFHPLTQLCKSKPPFPQRLVKKKEDAKFEKFYDQLKQLSINFPFLEDFKEMLDFAKYLKDLLTKKKTVQHETVSLTDTVSSIISITTIQKKGDPGAFTIPCLGMPRPTTMRLQMADRSIKRPVSVVDDVLVRVGKFMLPADFVILDCAVDGYILIILRRPFLATGRALMDLEKNEIKF
- the LOC132051472 gene encoding probably inactive leucine-rich repeat receptor-like protein kinase At5g06940, which codes for MATLCKSFIFLFFSFSLVLLSCAIDEADILLTFKDSINDPLNLLSSWSNTTTIYHCNWTGITCTSSPSSISSIKLLSLNISGEISPSICQLPNLAHLNLANNLFNQPIPLHLSQCDSLESLNLSNNLIWGTIPDQISQFGSLKVLDFGRNHLEGRIPEGIGSLKELQVLNLGNNLLSGGVPMVLGNFTELVVLDLSQNPFLVSEIPGDIGKLSKLEKFLLQSSGFYGEIPHFFEGLKSLVILDLSQNNITGSLPKVGSSLPNLVSFDVSQNKLSGAFPNGICGAKGLVDLGLHTNLFNGSIPNDSINQCMNLERFQVQDNLFSGNFPSWLWSLPKIKLIRAENNRFSGEIPDSISHAAQLEQVQIDNNSFTSKIPQSLGLIRSLYRFSASLNGLYGELPSNFCDSPVMSIINLSHNYLSGIVPELKKCKKLVSLSLADNNFIGEIPKSLGALPVLTYLDLSHNNLTGQIPEEFQNLKLALFNVSFNRLSGRVPASLISGLPASFLQGNPELCGPGLSNSCSEEKDMHKGVNLSKLASALISVTLAVAILIIAVGFYIIRRSRKRRSEMDGWRSVFFYPLRVSENDLMMAMTEKNARGNGRTFGRVYIVNLPSGELIAVKKLMNFGTQSSKSMKTDIKTLAKIRHKNITKILGFCYSNDAIFLIYEYLARGSLGDLIDIQLPWSVRLRIAIGVAQGLAYLHKDYLPHLLHRNLKSTNILLDADYEPKITDFALDRIVGEAAFKLSLASDAASSCYLPPEYGYTKRASEQMDTYSFGVILLELITGRQAEEAESAGEGSLDVVKWVRRKINITNGALQVLDPKISSASQHEMLGALEIALHCTTVMPEKRPSMFEVVRILQCLDSRSKLPYINEQSTSTDSSLPL